A region of the Methanobacterium sp. Maddingley MBC34 genome:
CAGCATTGGTGGAGTGGCCTATGTGATCCTTTTCCTGATGCAATTCATTGGAATGTATGAAGTGGCATCTGCTTTGTCTAAATTTTTAAAAGGAGTATTTGAGGTTTATAAATCATTCAGAGTACTTAAAAAGCCACGTTTGTATGTGTTTTTAAGTGAAAAATTGAAGTGATTTGTTTTATTCAAATACTAAATTCAATTACAAAAATGTAATAAAACATAATTTTATTTTATTCCAAAATAAAAATATACATAAAATTATACTTTCTTTAAAAAAAGTAGGGGGCTTTTCTTTGGTTAAATATAGGTGCAAAGTTTGTAACTATGCCCCTGATGAGAAAAAACAAATATTAATTTTAATGAATTACCGGTCAGATGGGGATGTCAAGTGGCGGGCATACATAATTCACAACTGTGACGATTCCAATTATGTGGAATATGGGAAAAGAATAAGTATTAAATTTGGTATCACCTAAAAGAACTTCCTGATATGTTGATAAAGCCCTAAAAAACCAGTTTTAGTCGAAAATGATGCCAATCCACGAATATGATGCCAATCCAAAGATTTATTTAAAAATTATTAAAAAAAAGAGTTTTAATCGGGGAATAATCATGGATGAACCTGGAAATATAAGAGTTAAAGTCCCTAATTCAGAGGAGACCCGGAAAAAATGTATCTGCAGATTATGTAAAAGTTATCCACATGACTGCAGCGGTGAGATCCTTTTCTGTGGTATAAGTGAAAGTAAATGTGATATTAAAGCAAAAACTTGCCTCTGCAACAAATGTCCAGTATACTCAGAATATGGGCTTAAAGGACTTTACTACTGTGATAAAGTGGGTGTAGATAATAACATTCTGATGCGCAAAAGAAACTCTGAAGAAGATCCCAGTTTCTATCAAGGAGTAGTGAATATCAAAGAAGAAAGCAAAACCGGCCAAAGTGTAGTGGGGTCTATGGGTTCACTGAAGAAGTTCCCATTTTCACTTCATGACCTTTATTTCATTCCGGCCCAGGTGAACAAAATACCTTTAAACCTGGAAGAACCTGTTAAAACCTCCGTAATCATTGGTCCACAATCCAAAAAACCACTACAAGTCTCATCACCAATAATGATTTCAGGAATGAGCTTCGGGGCAGTGTCCAAGAATGTGAGGTTAGTTATTTCCCATACCGCTTCAAAACTAAAAATTGGTTTTAATTCAGGTGAGGGTGGAATAATAGATGAAGAGAAGGATGTAGGTTTGGATTATCGTATTGTGCAATATTCTACTGGGAGATTTGGGGTTGATGATGAAATCCTAAAATCCGCTGCCGCTGTGGAAATCAGATTTGGCCAGGGAGCGTATCCTGGTAAAGGCAGTTACCTCCCAGTAGAAAAGGTCACCGATGAAATTGCAAAAACACGTAATTTGAAACAAGGTGAAGCATCTTACTCACCTGCTCACCATCCTGACATGACTGACACTGACTCCATAAAGGAAAAAATCATCTGGCTACGTGAAATCACAGACGGTGCCCCTATAGGAGCTAAAATAGGGTGTGGTGATGTGAAAGTAGATGTGAAAGTATTAGCAGATGTTGGGGTAGATTTCATTGCTCTTGATGGTTTTGGTGGGGGTACGGGAGCCACCAACCTATATGTCAGAGATAATGTTGGGATACCCATATTTGCTGCGCTTCCACAAGCCTACCAAACACTGCAAAAGCTGGGAGTTAAGGATAAAATATCTCTAATAGCGGGAGGAGGTTTGCGAACTTCAGCTGATTTTGCTAAATGTCTTGCATTAGGAGCAGATGCAGTATATACTGGTACTGCTGCTTTGATAGCAATAAATTGCCAGCAGTACCGGATATGTTATACTGGTCTATGCCCCACAGGTATTGCAACTCAAGATCCAAAGCTCATGGAACAGTTAGATACAGAAGAAGGAATCAACAAATTAACCAATTTCATGGAATTATCCACTGGAGAAGTGGCTAATCTAACCAGAATAGTTGGCAAAAATGATGTAGGAAAACTATCCAATGATGATTTAATTTCTGCAAATAGAGAATTGGCCCAGATTTCAAGTGTTAGATGGATAAATGGGGAACACATCCATTAATACTAGTTTGAATGACAATTTAGTTTAATCAAGAGAAAAATCTATATCTTAACAAATTATACTTAGATATAGTGAGAATGGAATGAGGGAATAGAGAATGGAACGGAGGGGGATAATTATGAGTAAAGTGGAATTTAGTTTGGAAAACGTGAAAAAGTGCATATGTAACACCTGCCCTGTACAAGTCGATAGTGCATGTTTCAAAGAAAAACAAATGAAAGTCCAGGAAATGATGCCTAAGATCATGGCTGGTGAAATGGCACCTAAACCTGAAATGGTTCCAGGATTGTACTGTGCTACGGGAAAAACCATGTGCGATGATGTGGATTTCGAAAAAATGTGCCAATGTAATGAATGTCCCCTATGGGAAGAATATGACTTATCCAACGGCGAACCCATGGGGTACTACTGCAGAGACGGAATAGCAAAATGAAAAAAATCTATTCTTTACTTTTTTTATTAGGGATTAATGTATACGATAATAGGGAAAGTCTCGCAATAAAATAAATTTAATTGCATCTACTTTTAATTCATCATACTCAACTGTATGATAATCAATAACCCCACATCAATAATCCTAAAAAAAACTCTAACCCACACTAGGAAACTCTTTTTTATCTTGTAAAAGCCTCAGTTTTAAAAATCAGGATCTTCCGCAACTAAGAACCCATGCAATGCTTCATTGCCTTTTTTCTTATCCCGGATTTCATCCATGAGTTTGATCTTATCTTCAAACTCGTCCTGGTATTCTTCCTGAAACTTATTCCACCGCTTTGGGTCTTTGGATAGCCAGTTATCAGATTCATTATCCTTTGAATATCTCAGCAAAGGCATTATTTGTGGTTTTTTATTGGACCTGCCAGATCCCCTAGACCATATTTGACCCGCCATTTTCTTGAATTTATTCTTCCGCTGTGGGAAGTGGTGGGACCCTGTAGTATTAACAATATCTACCATTTTTACCCCTTAATCAATTTTTAGGGATTCATAGTATATTAATTTATCTTAACATCGCTCCAAAAAACACTGAGCCATGTTGCGGGTCTTGGGACTTTTACTATCCCTCTGGGATTTTACATAATTTTCAATAAGTTCCTTATCCTCTGCTTCAGGGTATATTTTCCCCAGGGACTCGATGGCATAGGCCTTGATGAGTTCCTTCTGCTTGCCCTGGTGAACCTCATCAATACTCATAAGTATACCCACAATCCGGGATCTGAGATCAGGCTTGTTATGGGCTATCAAACTTGAATTTAAAGCCACATGCGATGCAGTCATAGCCTTATCACCAGCCAGTATCCCATAGTACTCATTGAATATCACTTCAAACTTATTATCATTATCAACACTGGTTAAACTGGCTAATATGTAAATAGCTATGTATTTATGGTAGTTGTTGGGACTATGAAGCATTTCCTGGAAGTAATCCCATTCCCCATACAGAAAGTCGGGATCTTCATCAGCTATGACCTGCATAGCCTTGAAACTGTTCTGTCGGATGGTGTTATCCTTGGATCGCACCCCCTCCTTTAGTTCCTGGAAAAGTTCCTTGTCATTCATTGCATCTCGGGCCAGTCTTTCCACATCTATATTCTTTTCATTTAAATTTAGCATTTAGAATCCCCCTCTGGGATTTATAAAAAATTCATTTATTGTCGAGTTTGAAAATACTGTTAATTTATTTTTCTGTTAATTTATTTTTAGAAATTCTTTGGCCTTAACTGCCCGATAAGTTTTCCCCTTGTAGTTGCACGGGCAGGAGATAGCACCACGAGGACATAAAGAGGTGCACCTTAAACAGTACTCACAGTTAAAACCATGCTCAGGAAAATTTCCTTCATCCATGGTTATGTTGTCCACCGGGCAGAGCTTTACACATATACCACACATGCGACATTCTTCATTATCTGTCACCAGGCGCAATAGTTTCTGGTTGAGACTGGATTCAGTGATCTTCAAAC
Encoded here:
- a CDS encoding glutamate synthase family protein (PFAM: Conserved region in glutamate synthase; Protein of unknown function (DUF2769)) — protein: MDEPGNIRVKVPNSEETRKKCICRLCKSYPHDCSGEILFCGISESKCDIKAKTCLCNKCPVYSEYGLKGLYYCDKVGVDNNILMRKRNSEEDPSFYQGVVNIKEESKTGQSVVGSMGSLKKFPFSLHDLYFIPAQVNKIPLNLEEPVKTSVIIGPQSKKPLQVSSPIMISGMSFGAVSKNVRLVISHTASKLKIGFNSGEGGIIDEEKDVGLDYRIVQYSTGRFGVDDEILKSAAAVEIRFGQGAYPGKGSYLPVEKVTDEIAKTRNLKQGEASYSPAHHPDMTDTDSIKEKIIWLREITDGAPIGAKIGCGDVKVDVKVLADVGVDFIALDGFGGGTGATNLYVRDNVGIPIFAALPQAYQTLQKLGVKDKISLIAGGGLRTSADFAKCLALGADAVYTGTAALIAINCQQYRICYTGLCPTGIATQDPKLMEQLDTEEGINKLTNFMELSTGEVANLTRIVGKNDVGKLSNDDLISANRELAQISSVRWINGEHIH
- a CDS encoding Protein of unknown function (DUF2769) (PFAM: Protein of unknown function (DUF2769)) — translated: MERRGIIMSKVEFSLENVKKCICNTCPVQVDSACFKEKQMKVQEMMPKIMAGEMAPKPEMVPGLYCATGKTMCDDVDFEKMCQCNECPLWEEYDLSNGEPMGYYCRDGIAK